DNA sequence from the Carnobacterium funditum DSM 5970 genome:
TGTCCTCACCTAAAATCAGACCGGCTATGAAAAACTTAATTTCATACAATTTTCCTGATTTAGCTGTCTTATCTTTAAATGAAGTTCCTAATGATGTGGTCATTGAGACCGTTGGAATGATTGAAAGCCAATAAACAGTCTATAAAAGAATCGCTCCATCAAATTTTCTGAATGAGGAGGAAAGCAGATGTATTATGAAAATAACCGAGAAAAAGAAATCATAAAATACCTGCCCTTAGTTGAAAAGGTGGTGAATGGGCTGACTATCAAACGCAGTGATTATGATCGAAGTGATTTATACAACATCGGTGTGATTGGTTTGATGGATGCTCTTGAAAAGTTTGATAAAACAAAAAAGGTGCCATTTGAAGGGTATGCTTACATCAGAATCAAAGGAACCATTATTGATGAAGTTAGAAAAACAGCACCTGTCTCGCGAACAAGACTGACCAGATTAAACGAGTATTACCGTGCGAAAGAAAAACTTGAAAAATCCATGATGCGAACACCGACAGAATTAGAAGTTTGTCAGGAATTAGACATCAATGAAAAGCAATTGTCTAAAATACACGAAACGGTTCATCAATTAGCGTCTGTATCTTTAGAAAAAACGATGTTTAGCGATGATGGCAATGAGAATGAACTGATCAATTTTTTAGAAGACAAACAAGTAATGGATACCCAAGAAGTATTAACCAATAAAGAACGCCAAGGATTGCTGACGGAGCATATCGGTCAGTTAGCTGAAAGAGAACAGATGATTTTGAATATGTACTATGTTGATGAATTATCATTGAAACAAATCGCGTACGTTTTTGATATATCCGTTCCACGCGTTTCACAAATTCATGGAAAAATAATAGTGAAACTAAGAGAGTCAATGAGGAGAGAATACGATGATTAGAAGTATCGATACGCTTAGCCGAAATTTTAATATCTTGCAAAAAAGACAAGAAAATATCAGTGCGAATGTTGCCAATATTAACACCGCAGGATATAAATCACAGGAATTAATCCAAAGTACGCTTGCTTCTAAGACAATGGTCAATCATCTAGGCGGACCTCAACTGGATCAGCAACAAAAACTAGGTGGGTTTACTTTCGGAAATCAACTGGATGAAGTCTACAAGAATTTTGAACCAGGTGCATTGAAAGGAACTTCTTCGCAAACAGATTTCGCTTTAAGTGGCAATGGATTTTTTACATTAGCTGGTGATGATGGCCAGACGTATTACACAAAAAATGGCCAATTTTTAGCAAACGAGAATGGCGAACTCGTTAATCAAGATGGGCACCGGGTGATGGGCAAAGATGCAAGTGGTCAACCAACACCTATCCAGATGAATGCAACGGACTTTTCAGTAGATAGTTCTGGCATGATTAATGGAACAGGTCTACAACTGATGTTAACAGAATTTGAAAACCCAGCAGCTTTAACGAGCATGGGTGGAACATTGTATACAGGACAAGGCGGAGCAGTGATGAATGGCGAGGGAACGGTTTATCAAGGAATGATTGAGACGTCAAATGTTAAAACGGTTGATGAAATCACCAATTTAATGCTTGTTTCCAGAGAATTTGGAGCTAATCAGAAAGCGTTAAGTGCAGCGGATGAAACCTTGAAAAAAGCCGTTAATGAAATTGGAAGAGTCTAGGAGGAATAAGAAGTGAGTATACCGTTAAGTATCAGTAAAAGTGGGTTAAATGCCATTCAAACATCGATGGATGCTTTATCAAATGATATAGCTAACGTCAATACAACAGGCTACAAATCAAAAAATATTCGCTTCAATGAGTTATTGAAAAATGATCTGAAAAGTGGAAATATTCTTTTATCAGATCAAACGCAAAATAGTGGCATCAATAGAGGCACAAAAAGTGCGTATACTACCATGAATCATACACAAGGCCCTCTTGTTTCGGATGCTAACCCGTATCATTTAGCGATTGAAGGAAATGGATTTTTTGGCGTAACGGATGCCAATAATCAATTTTATTTGACTCGTGATGGCGCTTTTCAATTAAATGGAGATAAATCGATTACAAATAGCAATGGCGATCGTTTAGCGATTGAAGCAGCTATTCCAGTTGAACAATGGCCTGAAGGGGACGTCAGTATCGATGAAAATGGCGATGTTCGCATTCAAACAGTCAATGAAAATACACTAGTCGGAAAAATTCCTTTATTTAATCCAGCCAACACAGACGCGTTGGTTTCAGTAGGTGAAAATAACTTTACATACAATGGAGATTTTTCTGAACAAGACGGCTCTATCCAACAGTATTACTTAGAGGGTTCAAACACTGATTTAGCTACAGCTATTACAGATATGATGCTAGCTCAACGGTCTTATTCTTTAAACATGAAAGTTGCACAAGGAACAGATGAAATGATGTCGGTCATCAACCAATTCAAACAATAGGCTGAGATAAACGGCTTTAATAGAATCAACTAAAATAATGGAATAAGCATAATAGTATTTTCTTATCACAATTCCCTTTTGGCAAATGCATTTATGATCGTAGGTTGACTCAAAAATGGGTCAGGAAAGAATTTGAGGATAGCATAGGTGATGAAACATGATTAAGTTGGAAAATGTAGAAAAAACCTATCCTAAAGGAGTAAAAGCACTCCGGGATATATCGGTAACGATTGAAGATGGAGAATTTGTTTATGTCATTGGAGCAAGCGGCTCTGGAAAATCTACTTTTGCAAAACTGCTTATCCGAGAAGAGAAAATGACTAAAGGGAAGATGATTGTTTGTGGATACGATTTAGCAAAAATAAAGAGTAAAGATATCCCTAAACTAAGACGCCAAATTGGAGTGGTTTTCCAAGATTATAAATTATTAGAAAATCGCACAGTCTTTGAGAATATTTCTTATGCGTTAGAAGTAATTGGAACAAATCAAGAAGAAATAAAATCTCGTGTAATGGAAGCGTTAATTCAAGTTGAACTTGAAGACAAGGCCGACCAAAAACCGACAGAATTATCAGGAGGCGAACAACAAAGAGTGGGAATTGCTCGTGCCATTGTTAATAAACCAAAAATTCTTATTGCAGATGAGCCAACCGGAAATTTAGATCCTAAGACTTCTCTAGAAATTATGCGGTTGTTTTATCGTATTAATCTAACCGGTACGACCATCATCATGGTTACTCATAATCGCACTATTGTTAACAAAGTACATAATCGTGTAATCGAAATTAAGAATGGTGCGCTTGTTGGGGATAAGTGTAAAAATAATGGGAGCTTGCAATACGACTATAGTTCAGGGGATTATATCCTTATTTGAAATTTGATTATATACCTAAATGATGCTGAGACAATAGTCTTGGCTTTTTTTGATATCGTGGATTGTAAGATTAAGCTATACAAATAAAAAAGCCATTCGTGATACACTCTAATTGTATTTCCAACCATAGAAAACAAGGAGTGATCACAAATGACCTATACCCATATTACCATGGATGAACTAGTGATGATAGAAGCTTATTACCATCAAGGTATTCCAGTTGCTAAAATAGCTGCTTACTTGAATCGTACTCGAACACCGATTAATAATGTTATCAGGTTCTTCAGAGCAGGACATACAGCTTTCGAGTATTACCTACGGTATAAGAAAAACAAGAAGCAGTGTGGACGCGAAAAAGTTGTTTTACCAGAAGAACAACATCTTTATATCAAGGAAAAAGTAGCTGAAGGCTGGACGCCTGATGTCATTATTGGCCGTAAAGAAATGACAATAGACTGTTCCGTACGAACACTTTATAGACAATTTAAAGAAAAAACATTCGATGAAGCTACCCTTCCAATGAAAGGGAAAAGAAAGCCTAACGGACATCAAGAACGTAGAGGTAGACAAGCTTATAAACGAAATATCTCTGAAAGAATAATAGATTATCCAACATTTAAAGAAGAATTTGGTCATATCGAAGGAGATACCGTTGTAGGTGTCCGCCACAAAAGTGCGGTCATTACTCTAGTAGAGATTTTATCGAAAGCTATCATTACCTTAAAGCCCAAAGGGCGTAAAGCCTGCGACATTGAGAGTGCTATGAATCAATGGTTCCAATCCATACCAAAAAAATTATTCAAATCAATTACTTTTGATTGCGGTAAGGAGTTCTCCAACTGGAAATCTTTGTGCAACCAGCATGATGTCGCTATCTACTTCGCTGACCCTGGAACGCCTTCACAACGAGCTTTAAACGAGAATTCTAATGGGCTTCTTCGAAAAGATGGATTGCCAAAAGAAATGGATTTCAACGAAGTTGATCAGGCTTTCGTATCGTCTGTTGCACACAAACGGAATATAATTCCAAGAAAGTCATTAAATTACCAAACACCGCTGGAAGTTTTTATGAGTTACATGGATGAAGATATTTTGTATAGCTTAATTTGACAAATCAGATATTAAAAGATTAGATTACCTGCATTTGCTATAAAGTTTCGATTGAAAGTGCCGATATAAAGAGAGATGGGAAAATAAGGAGAGGCATGGGATAGTATTGAGGAACGTTAAAAGATACATAGATACGCGATGGATACAGGTAACTTTATAAAAACTAAACTATTAAAAAAGAGGATTGAAAAAATGAAAATTAGGAAAGAAAAAAAAAATAAAGTAAAAAGCTTAAATACAAAAATATTAGCAGGATTTGCTATTATCGTATTATTCATTATATTTCTAAGTGCATACAATGCAATAGCTTTAAATAATATCAATAAATCAATGGAAAACGATATGAAAAAAGAATTGGAATTATTAATAAACGATCAGAATCTACTAACAGATGTGCATAGACGCACAAGTTTAATGCGCGGCTATATGTTGTATGAGGATGACAGTTACCGGATGCAATTCAATGAAGAAACCAAAAATAGTATTACATTAGAGAATACAGCTCTTAAATTAAGCGATTCAATGGAATTAAAAAAATTGATTAGTAAAAAAGTCTCTTGGGGTAAGTTAACGGACGAAGCTTTTGAAGCCTACGACAATGGGGATCCAGCTAAAGCCAAAGACATTATGGATACCCAAGCTGGAGTACTTGAAAAAGAGATGGAAACAGGCTTTTCTGATTTAGTAAGTCAAAGAGAAAAAGCGATTCAAGAACTAAGCGAAGAGATTGCGAATAAGGGTGAATCGATTAGGAATTTGGGTATAATTGTGGCGGTAGTAGTAACGTTATTGTCTGCAATTATTGCTTACATGACGTCAAAAAGTATTACAAAACCAATCAAACGGGTTATGAATCAGATGAAAGAAATTTCAGATGGCAATTTAGGTGTGGAACCATTAGCTATAACTACGAATGATGAAACGGGTCAATTATCTGAATCAATGAATACGATGCAAAAAGTATTAAAAGACATGATTTATAACCTTTCTACTGCTTCAGAAACATTGACAGCCAATAGTGAAGAGTTAACTCAATCAGCATTTGAAGTGAAATCTGGTTCAGAACAAGTTGCTACAACGATGCAAGAATTGGCTACTGGTTCTGAGACACAAGCTAACACAGCTAGCAGTTTATCCATTGTGATGGGTAATTTCACTAAAAAAGTTCAAGACACCAATAAGAGAGGCGAACAAATTAATAAGACTTCTCAACAAGTTTTAGAAATGACTAATCAAGGCGCTCAATTGATGGAATCGTCTACTCAACAAATGCAAAAAATTGATCGGATTGTGCAAGATACAGTTGAAAAAATGGGTACACTAGATAATCAAACAAAAGAAATATCTGATTTGGTTTCAATCATTCAGACCGTTGCAGATCAGACAAATCTTTTAGCTTTAAATGCGGCAATCGAAGCAGCAAGAGCTGGCGAACACGGCAGAGGATTTGCTGTTGTGGCAGACGAAGTTAGAAAATTAGCAGAACAAGTTGCGGTCTCCATTGCTGATATTACTGGTTTTGTAAATATGATTCAATCAGAATCAAAAGTGGTAACCGACTCCTTACAAATAGGATATGCAGAAGTTGAAGAAGGAACTGCTCAAATTAAAACGACGGGACAAACTTTCTCTAAAATAAGCAAATCAGTGACAAGTATGGTTGGTGAAATCCAACAGGTATCTGATAACTTAGAAAGCATAGTCTTTAATGCTGAAATTATGGGAAGTTCAATTGAAGAGATTGCAGCCGTTTCCGAAGAGTCAGCTGCTGGAATAGAAGAAACTTCAGCTGCGACACAACAAATTAGCAGTTCGATGGAAGAAGTGTCTGGAAACTCTGAACACTTGGCCACATTAGCAGAAGATCTAAGTCAAATGGTTAACCAATTCAAGTTATAAAAATAAAAAAATCAACCAGTTACCTGAGATTAGTGGTTTATCTCAGGTAACTGGTTGTTTTTTTTTTGGATAAGCAGAGGACTTTGTGACATGATACAATAAAAGCATTAAGGATAATAGAAAAATTCAAGATGCATTCTAAACTAAGAAAGAAGGCCTAAGAACGATGAACGAAAAACAACTTTGGGAAAAATTTATAAAAAAACAGCCAGAATATGAAAAAGAAAAATATGTAGCTTGGCAATACGGTGTCGTACCTGACGAGCTAGCTGATTTAACCATGCGAGAAATAAAAACAGCGACTTCATCTGCTTATGATTTATATCTTTTGGAAGGAGAAGCCTTACCTAAAACAGGCGAATGGAATATTATATTAGACAGTAAGGATCAAGCGATTTGTATTACGCGTACCACAAATGTTTCAATTGTACCTTATGATGAAGTAACGAGTGAGCATGCCTTTAAAGAGGGAGAAGGCGACCGGTCGTTAGCATATTGGAGAACAGTACACAAAGACTTCTACTCAAAAGAATACAAAGAAAATAATTTGGAATTCAACGAAACGATACCCGTTGTCTGCGAAGAATTTGAGTTAATGTATAAATAGATTCTAGTAAGAAGAAAGAATGTCATTAAGCAGCTGACGAAAAGTTGAACGATTTTCTTCTGTGAAAGGTTTAGGTCCTTTAGTTCGCTTTCCACTTTTTCGAACCATGGCACTTAAGTAGCGATCTTGCAATAATTGATCAATGTTATCTGTAGTGTATCTATATCCATTATGGTGTATAACGATGGCTCCTTTGGCCAAGACCAATGAAGCTAATCCGTAATCTTGAGTAACCAATAAATCATTTTTATTGATCAAACGCATAATACGATAATCAGCAGCTTCAGCGCTATTATCTACGTAAATGGTTTCAACACCTTTTGGCTGTTCAACTGTTGAAAAATGAGAAATACTTGTTACTAGAGTGATGGGTAATTTTTTTGCCGTTCCTTCCGAGATAATAATATCTTTTACGGGGCAAGCATCGGCATCGATGTAGATAGTCATTTTTTGTTTTGCTTCCATTGTACACACTCCTTTCATTCGATAAAAACTCTTGTTCATTAAAAGACAGTTTAATTATATTCTACAAGAAATGAGTGTTAGGTGCAAAAAAGCGAGGGATAGAAATCGATCAAGATAAAAAAGTTATCCCCAACAAATTGGTTATTTGTTGGGGATAACTTTTTTTAGATAAGCTTAAATTATTCTGCTTTTTCGCCGATAACTTCTGGCTCAGCTGCTTCATCAGTTGTTTCTTCTTCTTCTTCAAGAGCAGTAGGTTGTGCTACGATAACAACTGTTTCATCCTGTTCATCGAACACAGTAACTGATTTGTCTATTTTTATGTCTCCAACAGTCAGAGAATCACCAATTGTTAATGTGCTAACGTCAAGAGTAAATTCAGTAGGAATATTTTCAGGAGTTGTTTCAATTTCTAATTCGTTTAGAGTTTGTGAAACCATACCTAATTTAACATTTTCAGTACCTTTAAGAACGATTGGAACAGTAACGGTTAATTTTTGTCCTTTTTCAATCGCTTGAAGTTCTACGTCCAAGATTTGAACTTTTATAGCAGAGCTTTGGTAATGTTTGATGATAACTTGTTTAGGTTTTTCGCCCTCAACAACAACCTCAAAAATACCATTTTTTCCTAATTTTTTTAATACTTCAATAAAATCTTTTTCGTTAAGTAAGATTGAAGTAGCCTCTTCACCTTTGTTGTATACAACAGCTGGAATGTTATGTTCTTTTCTATACCTCTTAGCTGAAGCTGTTCCAATTTCTGATCTTAATTCTGCATTTACTTTCATGAATTTTTCCCCTTTCGTATTAGCTTAGTCAAGTTACTTCACACAATTTATCTGTATCTAAAAAAGAAAAAAACGAGAACTGAGCTTTGAAATCACGTTCACTACACATTATACCAGATATTTGCGTATCAACCTAATGAAAATTTTTTCATTTTATTTCATTCAACGGATTGCTCTCAATAATTAGCGCTATACCGATGCCTCCACCGACACACAAAGAAGCAAGTCCATAACGAGTTTTATTGTTTAAAAGCTCATGGATGAGACTTACTACGATTCTAGACCCTGAGGCCCCAATAGGATGACCGAGTGCAATAGCCCCGCCGTTTGCATTAACGTTAGCCATAGTTAAATTTAAATCTCTAGCAACAGCGACACTTTGAGCAGCAAAAGCTTCATTTAATTCAATGGAATCCATTTTTTCAAGCGTTAGATTGGTTTTCTTTAAAACTTTTTTTATGGCATGGTAAGGGGCATATCCCATAATAGCAGGATCAATACCGACTTCTGCATAACCTTTGATAGTCGCTAGATAGGGGAGTTCTAATTGTTCAGCTAATGATTTTTTCATTAAGACAAGAGCGGCTGCGCCATCATTAATTCCGGATGAATTTCCAGCAGTGACGGATCCGTTTTCTTTAAAAGCGGGCTTTAGCTTTGTTAAACTATCTAGAGTGGTAGTTTCACGAATAAATTCATCATCACTAAATAGTTGCTCTTTTCCTTTAATTGGAACAGGTATAATTTCTTTTATAAATTTACCATCTTTTTGGGCGGTAGCAGCTCTTTTTTGTGATTGCAATGCAAATTGATCTTGTTCGGTTCTAGAAATGCTGTACTGTTCGGCGACTTTTTCAGCAGTTAGTCCCATAGGTAATTGGCTGAAAGCATCTGAAAGACCATCATGCATAACGCTATCTATCAAACGGTCATCGCCAGCTTTTTTGCCCCAGCGGTGTGTGTTTAAAAGATAAGGAGCCTGAGACATGTTTTCGGTACCCCCAACAACGATAACGTCAGCATCCCCTAATTGGATGGCCTGACTTCCTAGAATAATGGCTTTTAATCCAGAACCACAGACTTCGTTAACTGTCATGCCAGGAGTGACATAAGGGATACCAGAATGAACCGCAATTTGGCGCGCTGGATTTTGGCCGGAACCTGCCTGTAAGACATTGCCAAAAATAACCTGGTCAACGTTATCTGGAGTAATAGAGGCTCTTTTGATAGCTTCTTTTGTAACAATCATTCCTAATTCGACAGCGGATACATTTTTTAAACTGCCTCCGAACTTTCCAATTGGCGTTCTTGCGGCACTAACGATAACGACTTCTTCCAATAGATACCTCTCCTTTATTTACTGTAATCTGATCATTTAGTCTTTAAATGACTACGAACTACCTTTATTGTACGATATTCTCCTCAATATGACACTTTAAGTTTTTATAAAACATTTTGAGTTAAAAAAATGGCTAGAATATTAAGCTTATCTTTAATTTAACGCTAACTTCTTGTTTTTTAAACTATTGTGTACTATTCTTTAATTGAGCTACTAAGTTTAACAGGTGTAATGTGTCTATTGGTATAGTATTCATGCGCTGGATTTTTTATTCATGATAAAGGATTATTGGAGGAGATTTTTTTGGAAATAGGAATCGATAAAATTGGGTTTTATGCCCCAGATTTATATATGGATATGCGTGAATTAGCTGTTGCCAGAGGAATAGAACCAGATAAGTTTACTATTGGTATTGGACAAGAAAAGATGGCGATTGCGCCTATTACTCAAGATACGGTAACATTGGCAGCAAATGCTGCATTGAATTTATTAGATGAAAAAGATAAAGAAGCGATTGACCTAGTTATTTTTGGAACTGAGACAGGGATAGATCAATCAAAATCTGCTGCTGTTTATGTTCACGAATTACTTGGATTAGATCCAGTTGCTCGCTCCTTTGAAATCAAACAAGCTTGTTATGGCGCAACAGCAGGTATACAAATGGCAAAAGGTCATGTTGCATTAAATCCAGACAGCAAAGTTCTAGTACTGGCTTCAGATATTGCTAAGTATGGTCTGAATTCTCCAGGAGAATCGACTCAAGGAGCCGGGGCAGTTGCACTAGTTATTAGCGCGAACCCAAAAATAATGGTTTTAGAAAATAACAGCGCCTATCTTACATCGGACATTATGGATTTTTGGCGTCCAACTTACTCAGATATGGCTTTTGTTGATGGGAAATTTTCAAATGAACAATACATTTTATTTTTTGAAACAGTTTGGAAACAATATAAAGCTAAGAGTGGTTTAGGATTTAAAGACTTTGAAGCTCTTTGTTTCCATGTGCCCTATACTAAAATGGGACTTAAAGCCTTGAAACCTGTTCTAGAAGAAGAAGGAACAACTGAAGACCAAAAAAGAATGTTAGAAAATTATCAAAAAAGTATTCAGTATAATAAAATAGTAGGTAATATTTATACAGGTTCTTTATACTTAAGCTTGCTTTCTCTTTTAGAACAAAAAGAAGAGTTAAAAGAAGGTTCAAGAATTGGCTTGTTTAGTTATGGTTCAGGAGCAGTGGGAGAATTTTTCACTGGCATTATGCAGCCTGGCTATCAAACTCAATTAAACACTATCCAAAATACAGATAGGTTGTCATCAAGAAGAAAAATTAGCGTAGAAGAATACGAATCTATCTTTAAACAAGAGTTGCCAGTTGATGGATCAACTATTGAATTGGATATAGAAAAAGATTCGGCAGCAATTTGTTTAGCAGGGATGTCTGAGAATAAAAGACAGTACATCAACAAACGGACGTATGGTTCAAATTAATCAATCTTTCTACATAAAAAGGGAGTGAGACAATTGTCTCGCTCCCTTTTTTGATTAGTTAAGCTTTTTAAGGCACTGGATTTCCAGCAGATCGATAAAGTTCATACCATTCTTCACGTGTTAACTGAATATCAGATGCTAGTGCGTACTCGTTCAAACGATTAGGTGTCATTGTTCCAACAATGGTCTGAATATGAGCAGGATGACGTAAAATCCAAGCAATTGCAGCACCAGAAGAATCAAGGCCATATTTTTCACCGATTTCTTTTAGCTTAGCATTTATATCAGGGAAATTTGGATGATCAATGAAAACTTCTC
Encoded proteins:
- a CDS encoding sigma-70 family RNA polymerase sigma factor, whose amino-acid sequence is MYYENNREKEIIKYLPLVEKVVNGLTIKRSDYDRSDLYNIGVIGLMDALEKFDKTKKVPFEGYAYIRIKGTIIDEVRKTAPVSRTRLTRLNEYYRAKEKLEKSMMRTPTELEVCQELDINEKQLSKIHETVHQLASVSLEKTMFSDDGNENELINFLEDKQVMDTQEVLTNKERQGLLTEHIGQLAEREQMILNMYYVDELSLKQIAYVFDISVPRVSQIHGKIIVKLRESMRREYDD
- a CDS encoding flagellar hook-basal body protein, with product MIRSIDTLSRNFNILQKRQENISANVANINTAGYKSQELIQSTLASKTMVNHLGGPQLDQQQKLGGFTFGNQLDEVYKNFEPGALKGTSSQTDFALSGNGFFTLAGDDGQTYYTKNGQFLANENGELVNQDGHRVMGKDASGQPTPIQMNATDFSVDSSGMINGTGLQLMLTEFENPAALTSMGGTLYTGQGGAVMNGEGTVYQGMIETSNVKTVDEITNLMLVSREFGANQKALSAADETLKKAVNEIGRV
- a CDS encoding flagellar hook-basal body protein → MSIPLSISKSGLNAIQTSMDALSNDIANVNTTGYKSKNIRFNELLKNDLKSGNILLSDQTQNSGINRGTKSAYTTMNHTQGPLVSDANPYHLAIEGNGFFGVTDANNQFYLTRDGAFQLNGDKSITNSNGDRLAIEAAIPVEQWPEGDVSIDENGDVRIQTVNENTLVGKIPLFNPANTDALVSVGENNFTYNGDFSEQDGSIQQYYLEGSNTDLATAITDMMLAQRSYSLNMKVAQGTDEMMSVINQFKQ
- the ftsE gene encoding cell division ATP-binding protein FtsE, which produces MIKLENVEKTYPKGVKALRDISVTIEDGEFVYVIGASGSGKSTFAKLLIREEKMTKGKMIVCGYDLAKIKSKDIPKLRRQIGVVFQDYKLLENRTVFENISYALEVIGTNQEEIKSRVMEALIQVELEDKADQKPTELSGGEQQRVGIARAIVNKPKILIADEPTGNLDPKTSLEIMRLFYRINLTGTTIIMVTHNRTIVNKVHNRVIEIKNGALVGDKCKNNGSLQYDYSSGDYILI
- a CDS encoding IS30 family transposase, with protein sequence MTYTHITMDELVMIEAYYHQGIPVAKIAAYLNRTRTPINNVIRFFRAGHTAFEYYLRYKKNKKQCGREKVVLPEEQHLYIKEKVAEGWTPDVIIGRKEMTIDCSVRTLYRQFKEKTFDEATLPMKGKRKPNGHQERRGRQAYKRNISERIIDYPTFKEEFGHIEGDTVVGVRHKSAVITLVEILSKAIITLKPKGRKACDIESAMNQWFQSIPKKLFKSITFDCGKEFSNWKSLCNQHDVAIYFADPGTPSQRALNENSNGLLRKDGLPKEMDFNEVDQAFVSSVAHKRNIIPRKSLNYQTPLEVFMSYMDEDILYSLI
- a CDS encoding methyl-accepting chemotaxis protein, producing MKIRKEKKNKVKSLNTKILAGFAIIVLFIIFLSAYNAIALNNINKSMENDMKKELELLINDQNLLTDVHRRTSLMRGYMLYEDDSYRMQFNEETKNSITLENTALKLSDSMELKKLISKKVSWGKLTDEAFEAYDNGDPAKAKDIMDTQAGVLEKEMETGFSDLVSQREKAIQELSEEIANKGESIRNLGIIVAVVVTLLSAIIAYMTSKSITKPIKRVMNQMKEISDGNLGVEPLAITTNDETGQLSESMNTMQKVLKDMIYNLSTASETLTANSEELTQSAFEVKSGSEQVATTMQELATGSETQANTASSLSIVMGNFTKKVQDTNKRGEQINKTSQQVLEMTNQGAQLMESSTQQMQKIDRIVQDTVEKMGTLDNQTKEISDLVSIIQTVADQTNLLALNAAIEAARAGEHGRGFAVVADEVRKLAEQVAVSIADITGFVNMIQSESKVVTDSLQIGYAEVEEGTAQIKTTGQTFSKISKSVTSMVGEIQQVSDNLESIVFNAEIMGSSIEEIAAVSEESAAGIEETSAATQQISSSMEEVSGNSEHLATLAEDLSQMVNQFKL
- a CDS encoding ASCH domain-containing protein codes for the protein MNEKQLWEKFIKKQPEYEKEKYVAWQYGVVPDELADLTMREIKTATSSAYDLYLLEGEALPKTGEWNIILDSKDQAICITRTTNVSIVPYDEVTSEHAFKEGEGDRSLAYWRTVHKDFYSKEYKENNLEFNETIPVVCEEFELMYK
- a CDS encoding YaiI/YqxD family protein; the encoded protein is MTIYIDADACPVKDIIISEGTAKKLPITLVTSISHFSTVEQPKGVETIYVDNSAEAADYRIMRLINKNDLLVTQDYGLASLVLAKGAIVIHHNGYRYTTDNIDQLLQDRYLSAMVRKSGKRTKGPKPFTEENRSTFRQLLNDILSSY
- a CDS encoding 50S ribosomal protein L25 produces the protein MKVNAELRSEIGTASAKRYRKEHNIPAVVYNKGEEATSILLNEKDFIEVLKKLGKNGIFEVVVEGEKPKQVIIKHYQSSAIKVQILDVELQAIEKGQKLTVTVPIVLKGTENVKLGMVSQTLNELEIETTPENIPTEFTLDVSTLTIGDSLTVGDIKIDKSVTVFDEQDETVVIVAQPTALEEEEETTDEAAEPEVIGEKAE
- a CDS encoding acetyl-CoA C-acetyltransferase yields the protein MEEVVIVSAARTPIGKFGGSLKNVSAVELGMIVTKEAIKRASITPDNVDQVIFGNVLQAGSGQNPARQIAVHSGIPYVTPGMTVNEVCGSGLKAIILGSQAIQLGDADVIVVGGTENMSQAPYLLNTHRWGKKAGDDRLIDSVMHDGLSDAFSQLPMGLTAEKVAEQYSISRTEQDQFALQSQKRAATAQKDGKFIKEIIPVPIKGKEQLFSDDEFIRETTTLDSLTKLKPAFKENGSVTAGNSSGINDGAAALVLMKKSLAEQLELPYLATIKGYAEVGIDPAIMGYAPYHAIKKVLKKTNLTLEKMDSIELNEAFAAQSVAVARDLNLTMANVNANGGAIALGHPIGASGSRIVVSLIHELLNNKTRYGLASLCVGGGIGIALIIESNPLNEIK
- a CDS encoding hydroxymethylglutaryl-CoA synthase, whose translation is MEIGIDKIGFYAPDLYMDMRELAVARGIEPDKFTIGIGQEKMAIAPITQDTVTLAANAALNLLDEKDKEAIDLVIFGTETGIDQSKSAAVYVHELLGLDPVARSFEIKQACYGATAGIQMAKGHVALNPDSKVLVLASDIAKYGLNSPGESTQGAGAVALVISANPKIMVLENNSAYLTSDIMDFWRPTYSDMAFVDGKFSNEQYILFFETVWKQYKAKSGLGFKDFEALCFHVPYTKMGLKALKPVLEEEGTTEDQKRMLENYQKSIQYNKIVGNIYTGSLYLSLLSLLEQKEELKEGSRIGLFSYGSGAVGEFFTGIMQPGYQTQLNTIQNTDRLSSRRKISVEEYESIFKQELPVDGSTIELDIEKDSAAICLAGMSENKRQYINKRTYGSN